In Syngnathus typhle isolate RoL2023-S1 ecotype Sweden linkage group LG14, RoL_Styp_1.0, whole genome shotgun sequence, one genomic interval encodes:
- the ndufa11 gene encoding NADH dehydrogenase [ubiquinone] 1 alpha subcomplex subunit 11 has translation MGYWDVPEGTDCVQKTWITTKLATTLGLVGSAYHIVAFQPETAMEAVQRAGNVTVTMAAMGAIFGMATCLSAQAREAPDDPLNYFVGGCASGIFLGARTHSAATGTSACLALGTLGFFGKVSKTEGWRLMGPPKL, from the exons ATGGGCTACTGGGACGTTCCAGAGGGCACAGACTGCGTGCAAAAAACATGGATCACGACCAAGCTGGCCACAACTCTGG GCCTGGTGGGCTCAGCCTACCACATCGTCGCCTTCCAGCCCGAAACTGCAATGGAAGCTGTGCAACGGGCCGGAAACGTCACCGTTACCATGG CCGCGATGGGCGCCATCTTTGGGATGGCGACGTGTCTCAGCGCTCAGGCCCGTGAAGCTCCGGACGATCCGCTCAACTATTTCGTAGGCGGCTGCGCTTCCGGTATCTTTCTGGGGGCCAGGA CCCACAGCGCGGCAACGGGCACATCGGCGTGTTTGGCTTTGGGAACGCTGGGCTTCTTTGGCAAAGTGTCCAAGACGGAGGGCTGGAGACTGATGGGACCTCCCAAACTGTGA